Genomic window (Tenrec ecaudatus isolate mTenEca1 chromosome 16, mTenEca1.hap1, whole genome shotgun sequence):
TTGTTCTCCATGGTCTATTGTTCGGTACAGCGGCAGGCTTATAGGGTTGCCAGAGTTAgagttggctggatggcagtCAGTCTGGTTTTCCGTGTGTGGATAATCAGTCACACGGTTATGAGCAGTTTGTATAGCATTATGGCTTCATGCTAATGGGCTCCTTCATCTCTGGATGATGTCTTTGTCTTTGTAAAGACTTAATAAAGGGTCTCTAATAAAGGGGGTATAGTTGATTATATAGGGTGGGCTCCTAACGACCTACCatgtgctctgtgggaggaagatgaagctttccgctcccataaagatttagtcttagaaacccacaggggcaggtctcttcATAAGATCGATATGAGTCAAAACAGACTCAATCACATTAAGTTTTAGTATAAAATACATTTGAATTTAGAGTTTTGGTTCTCCTAGAACCAGACTTCTTAAACTTTTTCCACTTGGGACCTCTTTTTGCCCAAGAACATTTTACGCAACCCCCCTTTTTGCCCAAGAACATTTTATGCGAccctggttacaagttgggctgctaacttcaaggtcagcagttcaaaaccaccagccactctgcaggagaaagatggggctttctactcctgtaaagagttacatacagtctctagaggcttgtattcaaacaagcagccaagtgaggcatcaaccaagtccatatggaagaagcacatcaaagtTAACAAAGAACAAAGTCCAAATATGATGGAGGGAAaggtaccagagcttaaattgtgaatagcGGGAGCCTGAAACCCATTTGCAGTGTATCCAGTCAGACTAAGCCTCTGGCAGGTCCACTCTGACTACATTGGAGGGACACGAAGAGCCTTACCATCCAGCAGAGATTTTTGTAAACTTGACTATGGTAGATGGAACCCAGGTGTCTCCCTCGATCCATTCTGGATTTGTTCTATGTTTAAATGTGTCTTGCTTGTTTTTCACCAGAGACCTACACCTTCCCCTTTTGTATGCCCTTCTAAAAGACGACAAAACATTAACCCCTCATGCATACTTCCTGCATACATGTGTCTAACATAACGGAACAAATCGGCCATGTTAGAAATACCAGCTGCTTCTCTGAGTTGCAAACGCTAGGCTGCCCTAAGTCTGGTAATGAATTCACTGCTggaattctcactgccatcaagtaaattctgactcacagtaagtcTATAGAaccgtgtagaactgcccctgtgaatttccaaagcTCTaattctttatggagtagaaagcctcgtcttttctccctcagagaggttggtggttttgaactgctgaacctgAGCTTAGCAGCCCGGCGTGTCACCACTACACCCCCCAGGGTTCCTGGCTGGATTTGGGCATTACCCATTCCAGAAACTCTTCTGTACACTATCACTTGATAAACAATCACTCGTGACCACACAAGGCTCTATGCCTGAGCCTGTACAGTTGCAGAAACTCCACAGTCCAAGGACTGAGGGATGACGCCTGAGTAACCCAGACAGGAGCCGGTGGCTCAGTCAGTAACTATGGGATGCACCAACGTGGTGACCAAAAGCATCTGGTGTCCACTGGCCTCAAGACTCTCCGAGGATCCAGGAATCGAGGGTGTGCCCACGGGGTCCTCGGAGCCCGAGCCAGGCGTCCAACCCGGTTCAGCCGCCACCTACATGTGCTCCTCCGCATCCTTGGCAGTTTGGAGCTGCGGCTGCAGTTTCCCGCGCACTCATTGGTGGCGCCTCGGAAGCGTGGACCAATCAAAACCCTCCTCGTGTTTCCAGCGCCCTCCCCGCCGTCGGGCTCCAGAGCTGGGGGCGGGTCCCAGGCGCCTTACCCAATGGAGGCGCGGGGAGAGCGCCGCGCGGCTCGGCGATTGGCTGCCGCGCGCGGGGCGCTGTCAGCGCGGGATTGGCCGGTGGCGGGGCGGAAGCGGCTGGCGCTGGCGGCGGGGAGCCGGGCAGAGCCGAGCCTGGGCGATGCGGGGCGCGGGCCGGGGCCGGGCGGCCTGGCCCGGGCTTTTCTGGCTGCTGCTGGCCCTCGCGGTGCGGGCCGGCGACGGCGCGCAGAGGGGCGCGGGGCTCGTGACCTGCGGGTCCGTTCTCAAGCTGTTCAACACGCACCACCGGGTTCGGCTGCACTCGCACGACATCAAATACGGATCCGGTACGCGGCCCTGCCGGGGTCGCGGAGCTCGGGGACGCCGGGCCGGTGGGGCGGTTTCGGGGGGTCGAGAGCGGTTGCTGGGAGAGGTCGTGTGGATAGAGGGCCGAACGGGAGCTCGGGGGCCCGAGAACCCGAGGAAGGGTCAGCTGAGGCCAGCGTTGGGGCCCGTTTGAATCGGTGGTGTCGCCCCCCAGGCAGCGGGCAGCAGTCAGTGACCGGCGTGGAGGCATCGGACGATGCCAACAGTTACTGGCGGATCCGCGGAGGCCTGGACGGAGGCTGTCCGCGCGGGAAGCCCGTGCGCTGTGGCCAAGCGGTTCGGCTCACTCACGTGCTGACCGGCAAGAACCTGCACACCCACCACTTCCCGTCCCCGCTGTCCAACAACCAGGTGAGTGGCCGGCCCCCAGCTGGACACTTTGTGCTTGGGCCTCCTCTCAGAAAAAAACACAAGCAACTAGTCAGTCCTGACTCTAGCGACCCTACatgtaggacggagtagaaccacccctggggggttccgagactgtgactctgggagtagaaagcctgcctaaggagaagcagctggtggtttcaaactgttgaccttgcagttagcagcccaagcataACCACAGTTGCAGGCTCTCTGAAGAGAGTGGGTGGTTgggcggggggtgaggggtggtggggtggtggtggtggtgaattcCTTTTGGAGTTGGGAATCCTTTGGGATGCTGATTCAGGCCCCAGGGGGACCAGAAActggcaggagctctggtggtacagtggttacacattggactgttaacctcaaggttagcggtttgaaaccaccagcccctccaagggagaaagaggaagctttccactcctgtaaaaaaATCAATAGTCTTAGGGACCCACGGGGCCAGGTGTGActcggaattgactccatggcagtgagtgagttagaggAGGTCAAGAGCACACATGGACAAGGGCAGGGGGTACTTTGAAGAGATGACAGGAATGTTTGAGACTCACAGAGACTTAGACACCGGCATGCCAGGAgtcgaattgacttgatggcaacctgTCGGTTgtgttcctttttgttttgtgcttGACGAGGTGAACCTGGGGAAGGAGCACTGGTGTTGccatgggttaagcactgggcagcTCACAGTGAGATTggcggtttgaacctaccagtcacccgttgggagagagatgaggcagtctgctcccatccaAGAGTGACAGCCTGAGAACCcctgaccctgtggggcagttctattctgtgctGTAGGGCCGACATAAGTCAGGACAGACTGGGTGGCCGTGGGGCGGGTCAGCCATGGAGGGGAAGGGGTTGGACTTGGGCTGAGGGTGGTTTGGAGGGGTTAGGATGACGGAGCAAGAGCAGGGGCATCCTCAGTGAGACCAGTGACCAGGGGGCTGTTGAAGGGAGCCTGTATTTGTAGAGAGGGTGAGGTAGGGGGTGGTTGGAGATCTGGAGCCTCAGAGAGGTGCAGGGAAGGGCCAAGCACCAGGGATCACAGAGACTTTAATGGACCCCTTGTGGTGACAGCAGCCCCCCTTACGCCCTCCCTCAGGAGGTGAGTGCCTTTGGCGAAGACGGTGAGGGCGATGACCTTGACCTATGGACAGTGCGTTGCTCGGGGCAACACTGGGAGCGAGAGGCCGCCGTGCGCTTCCAGCACGTGGGGACATCAGTGTTCCTGTCGGTCACCGGGGAGCAGTATGGAAGCCCCATCCGGGGACAGCATGAGGTGCACGGCATGCCCGGGGCCAACTCGCACAACACCTGGAAAGCCATGGAAGGCGTCTTCATCAGACCCAGCGCAGAGCCCTCCACAGGCCACGATGAACTCTGACCCCGCCCAGCACGCCTGCACGGAAGGCGACTTGGCGTGGACAGGGACTTTGGGTGTGTAGGGTCCTCAAGTGCCTTTGTGATTAAAGATTGTTGGTGTACGAGTGTATTCCATTTGTGAGTCCGGTGCGCCTCTTTGCAACGTTGCCGCCAACCCTGGCTGACAACCGTAGGGGCCCTCCTCTGTCTGAGGTCACCTTTCTTCCCATGGCCTCTGACACAGACTCCATCCAAAGTGCTACAGGAGCAGAAATACAAAGGAGCAGTTGGAAAACAATCACGTTTATCCCCTCGAAGTTCAGGAAGTCAGGTGGTTCAGACACACCAAATGGCATCATGGGAGAAACGCCTGGTGATTGACGtccgtaaagatgacagccaaggaaACTCAGTGGAGCACCCCACTCATGAACATAGGGGGTAACCATGAATTGGATTCAACAGATGGGTTGGGTTGGCAATGACTGTGGCTCTGGGGCGGAGCAAGGCCCCTCTCTGTCAGCTCTGGTAGCTCTCTCCCAGTGACCCTCAGTTCCTTGATGGCCTTTAGGTAGGCCGGCAGCTGTCTTCCCAGTTGTCTCCATGGCTCTGTGTCTCTGCTCCTCCTTATAGCCCAACACTCCCTGCCTGATTGCCAGAGGGCTTCCCCAAGTTGTTGGGAATTTTCTGTCTTTCGAttccatttttcccatgaactctttgaagccccctgctATGGCCCTATACAGAAAACTGGATTCTTAAATAGAATTAGATCCACAGGGATAGGAGTCAGCACTCCCAAcacatattttattgggggtagaGCGCAAATCAATGCACAACACACCCAAAGTGAGTCAGCAAGATCTTCAAGGCACCATGGGTTAGGAATGCTCATAGTCACTGATGATTGATTCTAAGGGTGTCTGgccgggttgcctagagaaacaaaaccagtgacactcatggatgtatgagaaagcactttcTAGCACGGCTCATCACATCAAGAAGGCAGCTCAGGCCAGTTCAACTCAAGCCCCTAGGTCCGATGTTAGcctggccctcttcagactcacgtgccTGCAGGCCAATGATGCGGAAAGGTGAAGCTggaagctgggagatcacagACTCATGGGCAGAGAGTCACATGGCTCCAAGATggttgggaacatggcaggactCTGACAACCTGCGGTTGACTCCCACATGAGGCTTCTCTGAAAGTAGATAAAGGGGAAGgaacagagagagatggagaaggTCTCAGTTTCTGGCATATAAAAAGGCCACGCCCCCGAGGGAGGCGTCATCACGCTGTGCCTGTGATTGATAAGTTGGACTCCACGTCTAacaggtgcaagttgacataaaatctaactaccacagctggtgactccagctcccagctcctGACCTTCATGGCTTCATGACCTGTGTGGGAGCTCCACTATGCCAGGCGTGTGGGAGCATAGCTCTCCAGCCTTGGGGTGAGGCcctccactccccgggccacaatCTTGACATCTGCTGCTGCTCCAGGGATAATCAGCACTCTGCCCACCTGCAGAAATTGGCATCACAGCTCCCTCACTGTCTGTGCAAAGGGCAGCCCCCACCAGCCCCAGCCTGCCTGGGCACGTGGTGGCACCTTGGGCTCCTTCCCTGATGCTTTAGGATAATGAGACTTGAAAAGATGCTTCGAAGGAAGGCAACCTCTGGTTAGCCCAGCGGCATGTGAGCAATAGTCTCCACTCAGGAGCTTCACAGCAAAGGCTGCTGTTGTGGGGTGCCCTTGAGGGGGTTCCAGTTCCTAGCAACCTCACATACAACACAAgatacactgcctggtcctgcacccgcCCCACCACTGTGGTgggtgtgtttgagcccattgttgtagccataggTCCATGTATCGTGTGAAGCCCCTCCCTCTATCTTCCTGACCCTCTGCTCAACCAGGAAAGATGCCAGCATTCAACTCTGCACTACAGGGTCTCAAcgggtcagaatcagctccacagTAATGGGTAACATGCTTGGTAaatggttggtagtttgaatcctTATAATCCCCAGTCACCGGGAATCTGAATGATTGAGGCAAATGGatctttatttgttttatttcatttttcccaacagtttttttggcacacaatttacatgtcatacaattcaatcatatcaaggagaattgtacaatcattaccacatccatttcagaacatgcccccccatggttaaatcgcctttaaaatgagttgggaattcagtcagttctagtgctccatccccctcccaccttcattgtttactccctaaATCCCCTTTTCCTCCCTATCACCCACCCCTGCACCCACTGTcaccccttgtatcagttattttcactatgcatctactcctgtgcttcacaaattaGGAAACCCAACAGAcataatacaaaacaaaaccgaaataaggtggtaaggataaagcaataataataataaagacaataatacaaataatgagtaagaaagaaaagaagacccCCCATCAACTTTCAAAAAACCAGGGAAGAATGGCAAATTGTTTTTGACAGGAAGGTACATTGAGCTTTGTTGGTGTGCCAGCGACCCCTAGGGGCAATGATGGAGATTGCAGACTTCCTTGAGTTGCTGTCATCTCCTGGGTACCAAGGTCTGGGTAGTGGGGCCGGACCAATCTCCTGAAGTAGGGGATGCTGCTTCCCTAAATCGCAGAACATAAAGAGCGGCAAGTGGAACCGCATGGGCAGAGCACCCTACATCTGAGAAATCAACTGACCTTAGTAAGCAATGAGGATGGTGGTAATGACGATAATAGGGAGAAAAGCTCTTGCTAGTGGTGGGTCTTAAGGACTTGCTGGGGTTATCCCTTCCACTCAGCTGAAACGCAGAGCCTCTTCTGGACCTTTCATTGCCaagtgtcttttaaaaaaaacttttatttatttatttatttatttttaaactctcAATGGTGTGAATCGGGTGCAGGTTTCCCGAGCAGATCTTAGCTTTCCACACAACGCTTCAGACACGGTTGGCTTCATTTCATGGATCACCATCCACTCAACGGACCACCCCTCATCCCACTTGTGTGAATCTgggtggtctagagaaacaagttcataggcactctcatgtgtataagaaagagctttatataaagagtaattgtacattaagaaaacatcccagcccagttcacatcaagtccataagcccatttttagcccgtatgtccaataccaatctataaagtcctcttcagacacacaaaacacatgcagtgacaccaaaggcaggaagatcacagggtactgggtgggaagttttgtggatccagtagcatcgtaagcatctcagcgctggcagggatctccacgtggcttctccacctccagagctctggctccatcagcctctctccatgtgtattCTCaacagagatgtctcacagggagccaGTCTccgtccttagtgcctccaaatgaagtcatctagttgcaacctgactgacaggctaacttccaccccttcactcttaatcctctcaaattgacaacagattatgtgactaccacagcacttcctccctgtatttcctgtttctattTCCCCTTTAtcctaaccctctggactttgcccTTGGAGaaatgcttcccttttgatctcagatgactgattattctttttttgtttttcaggggCAGGCCAACAAAGCTTGGTTTTATTGCGTGACTGATCAATAGAACTGCCAAGGTCACTATGGACCAAGAAGAGAGTGGGGAGTTTATTTCTtggtttcttcttcctccttggaCAGAGTCTTGATGATTGCTTCTTGCGAGCCGTCTGCCTTCAGCTTGTGGGCATGTTCCATGAGACTCTGCTTGTTCTTAAACACGTTTCCCTTCACCTTCAGGTACAAGCTGTGATACACTTGGCGGTCAGTCTTTTTTTGACTCCCGGTATCTCCTGAGCAGTCGGCGCAGAATCCTCATCCTCCTCATCCATGTGACCTTCTTGGGCACGCGGGCATTGACAATACCCATTTGCTTACCTGTCCCCTTCCAGTGGGCTAGGGTACTTTTGCAGTGTCAGGCCCGAGAATGGACAGTCACAGGCTTGTGGATGATAAGGCCATCTTTGATCAGTTTCCGGATGTGCTGACGGGAGTTGGCATTGGCAATTTCATtggtcttgggggggggggtccaacCAGATTTTCTTCTTGCCACAGTGGAGGATGCTGGAGGCGAACCTCTTCTGAAGCCTGAGCATACTGTGGGGCAGAGCAAAGACTCAGGCCCCACCATCCAAAGGGGCCTTGCTCGTGGCTGCGGCCTCAGCTCCAGAAGGAGACTGACTATTCTAAGGCATTTGAAGTCCCTTAGTATTCATAGTAGTGGGGCAGCGAAAAAAAGCAAGAGTCTCaacaagatgattgacacagtggctgcaatgaggggcctcaaacagaacaattgtagggatggcaccggactgggcagtgctttgttctattgtctatagggtcaccatgggggggaacccactcgacggcacctaaccacAATCATTCGCTGTTTATAGACTTGTCTGTTGTCTGCCTAGAAATGGAGGCATGGGGCTGAGTTCACTTCTAGACCTGaagagtgactaagggccattGTCTTTGGGGTTTCCCCAGCCTCCACCTGACCAATAAGCCTGACCTCTTGTCATTTCGCCACTGCCAAACGCCAACTACGGGTTCAAGCACAGcaccaattgggaggatggcacgggaccaggcaggtgtttcattctgctggacaGAAGCTCCCTGGGAGTCACGACATCCACAGCAACAACACTCACCCACTTTTTGAGCATCCTCCAAAAAGTTTCCCATCACCAGCACAGCAGAGTGGGTCCTTGGGGATTGAGCTCAAGAAAACCCTGGGGCTGTGGAGTCCTGGGGCTGTGGGCATGGGACATTGAGCTGCAGTGTGCATGGTCTgcagttggagaccaccagcagctccacaggagaaagactgggctttctcctcccatagacagtgacagtctcaccaggagtcagcacagactccatggcagagtttggggggaagggttgggggaggggaatggAAAGGAATCATAGGGGTTGATCGCCAAGCAAGTTATCCATGTGGGCAGCTGGGGCGTGATCCCACTGGAGAGCCCTGGGCTCCAGTGGGATGTACACGTCAAAGAGGTCCTGACTGAGGATGGGTGCTATCCACCAAACTCTTCCCTCATTGGCTCAGAGAGCATGATCATCATGGGGATGAGGGTGGAATTACTCCATTGGCACTTCCTTCTACTCTGTCCATTTGAATAGGGGGCTCCCTTCAGGCAGAGGTGCTAGGAGTAACAAGAACGTGGGTGGGCCACCAGCAGGGTgaactgttgttgttttttacttgGGAGTGATTGGGGTCCCCTGCGCAAAGGAGGGAAAAGCCGCTCGGTTCTGTGCCGTCCCCAGGACAGTTTCAGATCTGACTATTGTGACCACAAGGTTTTAGTGACCGATTTGAGGGCATAGATCTCCCGGCCTTTCGTCCTCATCCGGCTCAGTCTGGAAGTTCCTAGGAAAACCTCTTCAGCATCAGAACACGCAAGCTGCCTCAGACGGATGGGTGGGGCTGCGTGTGAAGTGGCTTGGGCCCGAGCCATACCCAGGTCTCCATCATGGGGGATCAGAATTCCACCACCGATCCCCCTCCTGAAAACCCCATCAAGAGAAAGAcagtgaagagtcacagtcttagaaacctacaggggcagttctaccctatcttacaGGGCTGCTCTGCGttgaactcaatggcaatgagttcgaGTTTTGAAAACGCCCAGTCACTCTTCATCCATCTCTAATCTCCGCTCTGCTTCTCCCTCTCCTCGCCCACCAAATAAGTGAGATCAAGAGCTAACCCTAACATCCACATCGTTCAGCATCTAGAAATCTCTGGAGAACCAAGGCCCAGGAGGTGGGGCAGGAAAGATGGATGTAGGGCAAGCCCCCAAATAAGAACAGTCACATCAGCAGTACTCCCACGTAGCTActgctactactactactactactactactactactactactactactactactactactactactactactactactagtgAGTCTCTCGGGGGACCACTCACCTAACAGCTTCTTTGCTGCCGGGAACAACACTGGGAACGGCCAGCTCGCTCACCGTGGTGGGGAGACCGGGCATGGGTCACACGGCTTTCCTCAGGAGGAGAGATTCAAGTCCAGCTCTGCCTGcctcaaaaacatttgctttcagccTTGGGTGGCCACGCTCGCCCCTTCACCCCAACACACACTGCAGGGAGCTGGGGGAGATTCGAGGCGTGTAGGGGTGAACGAATGCCTATCTGCAAAGGGTCCCTCTTCCCATCTCGCCTACAGGTGCACAAGGTCCCTAGGATGGGTCTCCTCCGTCCAGCCATACCCTGGTGATCCCTGGCAGGTCCCGCAGATGACAACCATGGTGATGGGCCTTCCCAAAGTCCACTCTGAGGAAACCCAGCAGGGACTAGCTCAATAGGGAGTGGGGTCCAGGGTAGCCCTCGGGGTGGGCTCAGCCCGGCAACCCGGTGCCCTCTGCCCAGCTTCCCACAGTTCTTGCCCGCGCCTTGGAATGCTCAGGCACGTTGGTGCCGAGAAACGGCGGGCAAAGGCCCTTGGATAAGTTATGAATGGGGAGAGCATGTTCCTAGAGTTCACGGTTAAAACCAAGGGTCCGGCGGCCACTTCAGAGGCTATTTTGAAATCGCTCTGGGTTCAGCCAATAGGCGTGCGGAGTTGCCGCTTGGCGGCGGAGCTGACCAATGATCTGAGCGCTATGCTAATGAGGACGGGGGCCGGTTCGACCACTTGTCAACGAGTTAAAGATGGAGCCAGCGGACCCCGGGAGCCACGAGGTCTGGGGTCTGCCGTGCCAGGCGCCCGGGGGCACGGCTGGACCGGAGCCTGCTCCCCACAACTTACCGCGTCCTGCCCCGGTCCGAGGCGGATGGGTTGTCCGGCTGCGTGAGTTGCGGGGCCAGAGGTGAGTGTAGGTCGTGGGCAGGACACCCCTTTTCTACAGGACCAAACGAAAGGGCGCAGAAAggacccccccccatccccctccagtCGCAGAGGGCAGAGACCCATCCAGTTCTTGTGCTCCGCTCTGGACAGCTGGACACTAGAATTTAGGTTCAGGCAAAAAGCGGTCCCCAGGGAGGGGCCCAGGATGGGGATCTGAGCCTAGCAGGGGACAGCACCCTGGGGTGGACCTTACCCCGGGTCTTGGGCCAGGCCGGGGTGCGAGGCATCGGACTGCATCTACCACCTGCCCTCCGCCCCGCGCCTGGTGCGCGTGGACTCGGACTTCAGCCAGAGTGAGGCTCCACGCTTTTGtgtgtgccccccgccccccagcccccaagTATGACTCATGGACTCCTGTCCAGGACCCCTCAGGACCTCAGGGGGACCCTGAGGTCCTGAGACGACAGCACTACTGAGACCCTCTCACGTCCCTTCCGAAGCCTGCATCTCCCGGACAGACTCCAGGGTGCCTGAGCTTCCCGCCCTCTCTAAATTGGGGAGCTGGGAAACCCGCTTTCCCCTTCTTGGCCTCTGGTGCCCTGACGAGCTCGCCCTACTGTGTTGGGGAGCAGTGCAGTGATATTGTCAAAGCGCCGGGACCAGCCTGGGGGGTCCCCCCTCTCCCCGAGAaacccccacttctccctccgcAGGTCAGCCCCTCCCCCTGCTCAGCACACTCTCTTCTTGGCAagaggagctccaggccttggccGCTGGGATCACCAGGATCTTTCGCACCAGCAGAGGCCCCACCCCCATGAGCCAGCCTTCTGGTCGGGACCCTCCCAGCGTACAGGCTCCGCCTGGGGGCGGACAGGTCTGCCCGAAACTCTTTCCCTGTTGCACTCCTGTGGGTCGTGCGGGGCAGCGCAATGATGAAAGGGCATTGGTCAGGCCCCCACCGGCCCACAGCTCCAGGGTTGGGCCTCTtcatccctccctccacccccccaccccccacccccccaccccccgcctcctAAACTTCCCAGCTGAGCAAACGGAGGCTCCCCCAAGCGGTAAGCGCTTGTACTGGGTGGACCCTCCCCCCACCTAGTGTCCATATTTATGTGGATCCAAAAGGTGGAGCCCCAAGCTCTGTGGCAGGGGAAAAGGGGGACAGAGATTGTGGGTTCAGAAAAACTGCTCTGAAAGAACTTTTTCCACACCAGCTCTCCAAGATAAGACTGGGGCTTCCAGGTCTGAATCGGGCCTTGTAGAGAAATAAACCaccaaccacccccaccccccaaaaccccaGAAAACATGACGGTGGAGTCAGACGCtgagattcatagtgacccttacaAGGTCAAAATAGAATTACTCCATACGGTTTCCACGGCTGTCGGTCTTAatgggcgcagacagcctcatcttattCCTGAGAAGTATCTGATaaatttgaactgccaagctttatatatatatacatataatatttatattatatgtataatttactgccatcaagtcaattccaactcagagccaccctatagaacggagtaaaattgcccctgtgagtttcggacactaacattttatgggaatagaaagaacCATTTTTCTGATGTGTTTCATGGAGCCTGCTCTAATTCATAGCAGCCCTTAAATAtagcagaagggaacactgcccgccggagccatcctcaccgttgtccctgtgcctgagtccattgtggcagccactgtgtccatccatctcgacgGCCTTCCTCTTggccgctgcccctctactttaccaaacacagcgtccttgcagttagcagcctgatgcatgccactatgcaaccagggctccaaatgtctaagaacCATGACCAGAGAAGCTAGCCAAGTTTAAGCTATGGTTTACAAAGTCCAATGACACTAAGATTTCCTGCTGAGTCTTCATAGGAGCAGCTTTCTGTCTTAAGAGATGAATGTTTCCGGGTCCATGTGCATTTCCAACCTGAAGTTTTATTGAATGGAGCCTCTCTAtatggtcactttgagttgggatAAACTCGATGAcaagagatttttattttttatttattttagctgCTACGGGTGTTATTTAGATATATAGAGCAACACCTCATGGTACCCTATTCTTGAGACAGAGTTCTTTAGGGCTTGATTTTACGGGTTATTTTCAGGCATTTGTTCTAATATTGTTAATATTTCTGTTACCTCTGACGTTTATGAAAACAGGccatttatttgctttttaaaatctaagtcttgaaaaggaacaaaaatggACGGATGCCTGAAAGCCATTTTTGAACAATGGTTCAGAAAAGCTCAAAGACCGCCTTGCTCTGAACATTGAGCTCTATGGAGGAATTCCACCCTTTTAAAGGAACTGGCTCCAAACAACAAACCCAGGCGAACCCGTTTCTTCCTTTGGTTTTAGGTCAGTAATTATTTTTCATCTAGTCTCTAAAATAATCTTATGCTGTGTCTGTCTAATTTGAATAATCTGCCACCCCTTGATCCCACAAGTTAGAAACCTGCAAGCAAAGGCTCACCtcagtttgaggtgtgtttctgtTTGGGAGTTTGGGGAAGGACCAAATCG
Coding sequences:
- the SDF2L1 gene encoding stromal cell-derived factor 2-like protein 1, with amino-acid sequence MRGAGRGRAAWPGLFWLLLALAVRAGDGAQRGAGLVTCGSVLKLFNTHHRVRLHSHDIKYGSGSGQQSVTGVEASDDANSYWRIRGGLDGGCPRGKPVRCGQAVRLTHVLTGKNLHTHHFPSPLSNNQEVSAFGEDGEGDDLDLWTVRCSGQHWEREAAVRFQHVGTSVFLSVTGEQYGSPIRGQHEVHGMPGANSHNTWKAMEGVFIRPSAEPSTGHDEL